One Spiroplasma endosymbiont of Nebria brevicollis DNA window includes the following coding sequences:
- the grpE gene encoding nucleotide exchange factor GrpE has protein sequence MSSKDKNPNLDQQVTETPIMAEESTPEVSLSDRINFETTIKDLQDQITKIKANEKQLMLATKLNTINELEIQNKEHTKYANQKIIKNLVHALLNFQRALNFKTENKEVQNFLVGFKFIYDELIASLEHEGLKEITAQVGEEFNSHKHDAVEIIKDDGTNTFKNTKNNTIIEVIAKGYELHNRVISTIKVKVFQTETKDAIKKN, from the coding sequence ATGTCATCAAAAGATAAAAACCCCAATCTTGATCAACAAGTGACCGAAACGCCAATCATGGCCGAAGAAAGTACGCCTGAAGTTTCATTAAGTGATAGAATCAACTTTGAAACAACGATTAAAGATTTACAAGACCAAATTACCAAAATCAAAGCTAATGAAAAACAATTAATGTTAGCAACCAAACTAAACACCATTAATGAACTAGAAATTCAAAATAAAGAGCATACTAAATATGCTAACCAAAAAATCATTAAAAATTTAGTTCATGCATTATTAAATTTCCAACGTGCACTGAACTTTAAAACCGAAAATAAAGAAGTCCAAAATTTCTTAGTAGGATTCAAATTTATCTATGATGAACTAATCGCCTCATTAGAACATGAAGGGCTAAAAGAAATTACAGCACAAGTTGGTGAAGAATTTAACTCTCATAAACATGATGCTGTCGAAATTATTAAAGATGATGGTACTAACACTTTCAAAAATACTAAAAATAATACTATCATTGAAGTAATTGCTAAAGGTTATGAATTACACAACCGTGTTATTAGCACAATTAAGGTTAAAGTATTTCAAACTGAAACTAAAGATGCAATTAAGAAAAATTAA
- the dnaK gene encoding molecular chaperone DnaK: MATTKTNKEIILGIDLGTTNSCVAVMEGAKPKVIENAEGARTTPSVVAYKDGQIMVGDVAKRQAITDPDNTVSSVKRIMGTKQTVKSAGKTRKPEEVSAEVLRAIKVFAEAKLGKKISKAVITVPAYFNNEEREATKNAGTIAGLEVVRIINEPTAAAIAYGLDKQDKEHKILVFDLGGGTFDVSILDLDNGTFEVLSTSGDKELGGDDFDDLIVKHLVKNFKVSSGVDLSKDKMAMQRLKDAAEKAKKDLSGVMQTNISLPFISMNASGPLHLDEKLTRAQFNELTAVLVKRTIAPVRDALKEAKLTKADIDEVILVGGSTRIPAVQDVIKAEIGKEPNRTVNPDEVVALGAAIQGGVLSGDVTDVLLLDVTPLSLGIETLGGVMTPLIPRNTTVPTQKSQVFSTAEDNQPAVDISVLQGERPLAKDNHSLGRFQLSGIDAAPRGVPQIEVTFEIDVNGIVSVSAKDLKSNKEQKITISNSGTLSKDEIEKMVKDAEKNHEADLKHKEEIELTNQAQAYIYDIDKMTEEATKSQKDGESSNPQLAELKKLRDDLQKSLDDKKYDELKEKLEQLKQAFAAAQQFMNQQGQDGNPEIHEDNKNDTIDVEATQK, from the coding sequence ATGGCAACAACTAAAACTAATAAAGAAATTATTCTAGGAATCGACTTAGGAACAACTAACTCATGTGTGGCAGTAATGGAAGGTGCTAAACCAAAAGTTATTGAAAACGCTGAAGGTGCAAGAACTACACCATCAGTTGTCGCATATAAAGATGGACAAATCATGGTAGGAGACGTTGCGAAACGTCAAGCAATTACTGACCCTGACAACACAGTATCATCAGTAAAAAGAATTATGGGAACCAAACAAACAGTTAAATCTGCTGGTAAAACCCGAAAACCAGAAGAAGTATCTGCTGAAGTATTACGTGCGATTAAAGTTTTTGCTGAAGCAAAATTAGGTAAAAAAATTAGTAAAGCAGTTATTACTGTTCCTGCTTATTTCAACAACGAAGAACGTGAAGCAACGAAAAATGCTGGAACGATTGCGGGACTAGAAGTTGTTCGTATTATTAATGAACCAACTGCTGCTGCTATTGCTTATGGTTTAGATAAACAAGATAAAGAACACAAAATCTTAGTATTTGACTTAGGTGGTGGAACATTTGACGTTTCGATTCTGGATTTAGATAACGGAACTTTCGAAGTATTATCAACTAGTGGTGATAAAGAACTTGGGGGAGATGACTTTGATGACTTAATCGTAAAACATTTAGTAAAAAATTTCAAAGTATCATCAGGTGTGGACTTATCAAAAGACAAAATGGCAATGCAACGTTTAAAAGATGCTGCTGAAAAAGCAAAAAAAGATTTATCAGGTGTCATGCAAACTAATATCTCATTACCTTTTATTTCAATGAATGCTTCAGGACCATTACACTTAGATGAAAAATTAACTCGTGCGCAATTTAACGAATTAACAGCTGTTCTAGTTAAAAGAACGATTGCTCCAGTTCGTGATGCTTTAAAAGAAGCTAAACTAACAAAAGCTGATATTGATGAAGTAATTTTAGTTGGTGGTTCAACAAGAATTCCTGCTGTGCAAGATGTTATTAAAGCAGAAATTGGGAAAGAACCAAACCGTACTGTTAACCCTGACGAAGTGGTAGCTCTAGGTGCTGCTATTCAAGGTGGTGTGTTATCAGGTGATGTAACTGATGTGTTATTATTAGATGTTACACCTTTATCATTGGGCATTGAAACTTTAGGAGGAGTAATGACACCATTAATTCCTCGTAATACGACTGTTCCTACCCAAAAATCACAAGTATTCTCAACTGCTGAAGATAATCAACCTGCTGTTGACATTAGTGTGTTACAAGGTGAACGCCCACTAGCTAAAGATAACCATTCATTAGGTCGTTTCCAATTAAGTGGAATTGATGCAGCGCCAAGAGGTGTTCCACAAATTGAAGTTACTTTTGAAATTGATGTTAATGGAATTGTTTCAGTTAGTGCCAAAGATTTAAAATCTAATAAAGAACAAAAAATTACGATTTCAAATAGTGGAACATTAAGCAAAGATGAAATCGAAAAAATGGTTAAAGATGCCGAGAAGAATCACGAAGCTGACTTAAAACATAAAGAAGAAATTGAATTAACTAACCAAGCGCAAGCTTACATCTATGACATTGACAAAATGACAGAGGAAGCTACTAAATCCCAAAAAGATGGTGAATCTTCAAACCCACAATTAGCAGAATTGAAAAAACTACGTGATGATTTACAAAAATCATTAGATGATAAAAAATATGATGAACTAAAAGAAAAATTAGAACAATTAAAACAAGCATTTGCTGCAGCACAACAATTCATGAATCAACAAGGTCAAGATGGGAATCCTGAAATTCATGAAGATAATAAAAACGACACCATTGATGTTGAAGCAACACAAAAATAA
- a CDS encoding DUF1295 domain-containing protein, producing MDFYIILWVLLISLGINLTFFILAFIFKTDILTDITYCLSFIILSVVIVTWKQNFSPVQICLFILYNLWALRLGSYLLMRIITTKIDHRFDKMRNRFWKFGMFWVLQGLSVFLISIPTIFALSIDANYFNSNFSYYSIIFIALAVLFLLIETIADWQKFRFYKKKRKIDFFINYGLWKDCRHPNYLGEIGFWYMMTGLLLCDLFIKNLNNKNLDYLIHLLWLLSPMYINILLIKVSGVPLLEINQWQKLHDNMKYQEYLKTTSCVLFYIGKKGPINKVSKLIVV from the coding sequence GTGGATTTTTATATTATTTTATGGGTATTATTGATATCATTAGGTATTAACTTAACATTCTTTATACTAGCGTTTATTTTTAAAACTGATATTTTGACTGATATTACTTACTGTTTAAGTTTTATTATTTTAAGCGTTGTAATTGTTACATGAAAACAAAACTTTAGTCCTGTTCAAATTTGTTTATTTATTCTTTATAATTTATGGGCATTACGACTTGGTAGTTATTTACTAATGCGAATTATTACTACTAAAATTGACCATCGCTTTGATAAAATGCGTAATAGGTTTTGAAAATTCGGAATGTTTTGAGTTTTACAAGGATTATCAGTATTTTTGATTAGCATTCCTACGATTTTTGCTTTAAGCATTGATGCGAATTATTTTAATAGTAACTTTAGTTATTATTCAATTATTTTTATTGCATTAGCTGTTTTATTTTTATTAATTGAAACCATTGCTGACTGACAAAAATTTCGTTTTTATAAGAAGAAAAGAAAAATTGATTTTTTCATTAACTATGGTTTATGAAAAGATTGTCGCCATCCTAATTATTTAGGTGAGATTGGATTTTGATATATGATGACAGGTTTATTGCTGTGCGATTTATTTATCAAAAATCTTAACAACAAAAATTTAGATTATTTAATCCATTTATTATGATTATTAAGCCCAATGTATATTAATATTTTACTAATTAAAGTTAGTGGTGTTCCCTTATTAGAAATTAACCAATGACAGAAATTACATGATAATATGAAATATCAAGAATATTTAAAAACTACTAGTTGTGTCTTATTTTATATTGGGAAAAAAGGTCCCATTAACAAAGTTAGTAAATTAATTGTTGTTTAA
- a CDS encoding DnaJ C-terminal domain-containing protein: MASKTKRDYYEVLDVARSASPEQIKKAFRALAKEHHPDAPGGGNEARFKEISEAYQTLSDPQKRTAYDQFGHDAPGGGTSGFNDFGDFGSAFGDLFGDLFGGGRRTQQRYNGKTAGDNILTKVEINFRDVFFGKKMTISINIDVACDDCKQTGAKTPHDVVTCDKCKGQGTIQYVQQTPLGMFRQQGVCNSCQGLGQIIRQKCTKCKGHRYYIENQKLEFDIPRSIVDGQQIRIKGKGKIGHNGGAQGDLFIGINIKRHPFLDRQGSDMYLKLPVSYLDIILGNIIMIPTFEGLIKEKLPLGLQYGDKITLKGKGFFYPNSTRRGDLHIILDVQFPMKCSKSEQEKLWSVNNETKFDPNEDFANSAIKRI, translated from the coding sequence ATGGCAAGTAAAACTAAACGTGATTATTATGAAGTTCTTGATGTTGCTCGTAGTGCTTCACCTGAGCAAATTAAAAAAGCGTTTCGTGCGCTTGCAAAAGAGCATCATCCTGATGCTCCAGGTGGTGGAAACGAAGCACGCTTTAAAGAAATAAGCGAAGCATACCAAACTTTATCAGACCCCCAAAAACGTACTGCTTACGATCAATTTGGTCATGATGCTCCAGGTGGTGGAACTTCTGGATTTAATGATTTTGGTGATTTTGGTTCTGCCTTTGGTGATTTATTCGGTGACTTGTTTGGTGGTGGACGACGAACACAACAACGTTACAATGGTAAAACTGCTGGTGACAATATTTTAACGAAAGTAGAAATTAATTTTCGTGATGTTTTCTTTGGTAAAAAGATGACCATTAGCATTAACATTGATGTCGCTTGTGATGATTGTAAACAAACAGGTGCGAAAACTCCTCATGATGTTGTTACTTGTGATAAATGTAAAGGTCAGGGTACTATCCAATATGTTCAACAAACCCCTTTAGGAATGTTTCGTCAACAAGGCGTATGTAACAGTTGTCAAGGTCTTGGTCAAATCATTCGTCAAAAATGTACTAAATGTAAAGGACACCGTTACTATATTGAAAACCAAAAATTAGAATTTGATATTCCCCGTAGTATTGTTGATGGTCAACAAATTAGAATTAAAGGGAAAGGCAAAATTGGGCATAATGGTGGTGCGCAAGGTGATTTATTTATTGGTATTAATATTAAACGTCATCCGTTTTTAGACCGCCAAGGTAGTGATATGTATCTAAAATTACCAGTATCATACTTAGATATTATTTTAGGAAATATTATTATGATACCTACGTTTGAAGGTTTAATTAAAGAAAAATTACCTTTAGGATTACAATATGGTGATAAGATTACGTTAAAAGGGAAAGGTTTCTTTTACCCAAATAGTACTAGACGTGGTGATTTACATATTATTCTTGATGTTCAGTTTCCTATGAAATGTAGTAAGTCAGAACAAGAAAAATTATGAAGTGTTAATAATGAAACTAAGTTCGACCCTAATGAAGACTTTGCTAATAGCGCTATTAAAAGAATTTAA
- a CDS encoding ATP-dependent Clp protease ATP-binding subunit, translating to MQLNEIPNYNNDPQILDKFARNLIAQAKIGKMDPIIGRDEDIRKVEEILSRKTKNNPVLIGLPGIGKTAIIEGLAQRIVRGDVPSNLKDKIIYELDMGALIAGAKFQGEFEERLKAVINKVKNSDGQIILFIDELHLIVGAGRTQGAMDASNLLKPMLARGELRCIGATTLDEYRQYIEKDAALERRFRKMTIKEPSTEDTIAILRGLKERYEAYHGVKIHDSALREAVFLSNKYINNRYLPDKAIDLIDEACASIKTEIASVPSTLDELRRKVLQLEIEKAALTKEKDENSQTRLQEINKELIIKKIKLTQLESKWSTEKAALDHITSLKNQLENAKSQLEIYQLAGNFAKAGELQYSIIPNLEKVLKDNDDIKKDNPLLREDVTNDDIAMVVAKWTGIPVARLLESEKDKLLNLPYILNARVKGQSNALKLVSDALIRARAGIKDPNRPIGSFIFLGPTGVGKTEVARTLADTLFDSEKNMVRIDMSEFMEKHAVSKLLGSPPGYIGFENGGQLTEKVRRNPYSIVLFDEVEKAHPDVLNILLQILDEGRITDSQGFLVDFKNTIIIMTSNLGSQPLLSGKDNRQEQALAILKQSLRPEFINRIDEIIVFNALSKQVVKEIITKELDNLLLRLKQEKNLQLFYDPQIIDKILKDAYDEAFGARPIKRYLQHHIETMLAQAIIKEELIPHKRFLITLDKNQEFILSSKLKFN from the coding sequence ATGCAACTAAATGAAATCCCTAATTACAACAATGACCCCCAAATTCTTGATAAATTTGCTCGCAATCTTATTGCCCAAGCTAAAATCGGAAAAATGGATCCAATTATCGGTCGCGATGAAGACATTCGTAAAGTAGAAGAAATCCTCTCTCGTAAAACCAAAAATAACCCAGTGCTAATTGGTTTACCAGGAATTGGTAAAACTGCTATTATTGAAGGTCTTGCTCAACGCATAGTTCGTGGTGATGTTCCTAGTAACTTAAAAGATAAAATCATTTATGAACTAGACATGGGTGCCTTAATCGCTGGTGCTAAATTCCAAGGTGAATTTGAAGAACGTTTAAAAGCAGTTATTAACAAAGTTAAAAACTCTGATGGACAAATCATTCTTTTTATTGACGAGTTACATTTAATTGTTGGTGCTGGACGTACCCAAGGAGCCATGGATGCTTCTAATTTATTAAAACCCATGTTAGCGCGTGGTGAATTACGTTGTATTGGTGCTACCACCTTAGATGAATACCGTCAATACATTGAAAAAGATGCTGCTTTAGAACGTCGCTTCCGCAAAATGACAATTAAAGAACCATCAACAGAAGATACGATTGCGATCTTACGTGGTTTAAAAGAACGTTACGAAGCTTACCATGGTGTCAAAATCCATGATAGTGCCTTACGTGAAGCTGTTTTCTTATCTAATAAATATATTAACAATCGCTATCTCCCTGACAAGGCAATTGACTTAATTGATGAAGCTTGTGCTAGTATTAAAACTGAAATTGCTTCCGTTCCTAGTACTTTAGATGAATTACGGAGAAAAGTTTTACAACTAGAAATTGAAAAAGCTGCATTAACCAAAGAAAAAGATGAAAATTCCCAAACTCGTTTACAAGAAATTAACAAAGAATTAATTATTAAGAAAATAAAATTAACACAACTAGAAAGTAAATGAAGTACAGAAAAAGCTGCATTAGACCACATTACAAGTTTAAAAAATCAGTTAGAAAATGCTAAATCACAATTAGAAATTTACCAACTAGCAGGTAATTTTGCTAAAGCTGGTGAGTTACAATATAGTATTATTCCTAATCTGGAAAAGGTTTTAAAAGATAATGATGACATTAAAAAAGATAATCCTTTATTACGTGAAGACGTAACTAATGATGATATTGCAATGGTAGTTGCCAAGTGAACTGGTATTCCTGTTGCTCGATTATTAGAGAGTGAAAAAGATAAACTATTAAACTTACCTTATATTCTTAATGCAAGAGTTAAAGGACAAAGTAATGCTTTAAAATTAGTAAGTGATGCCTTAATTCGTGCCCGAGCAGGCATTAAAGACCCTAACCGTCCGATTGGTTCATTTATTTTCTTAGGACCAACTGGTGTTGGTAAAACCGAAGTTGCAAGAACATTAGCTGATACACTATTTGATAGTGAAAAAAACATGGTTCGCATTGATATGTCCGAGTTTATGGAAAAACATGCCGTAAGTAAACTATTAGGTTCACCTCCGGGTTACATTGGGTTTGAAAATGGTGGCCAATTAACAGAAAAAGTTAGAAGAAATCCTTACAGTATTGTTTTATTTGATGAAGTAGAAAAAGCTCACCCTGATGTTTTAAATATCTTATTACAAATCTTAGATGAAGGTCGGATTACTGATAGTCAAGGTTTCTTAGTTGACTTTAAAAATACCATTATCATTATGACCTCTAATCTTGGTTCCCAACCTCTGCTTAGTGGTAAAGATAATCGTCAAGAACAGGCTTTAGCGATTTTAAAACAATCATTACGTCCTGAATTTATTAACAGAATTGATGAAATTATTGTTTTCAATGCATTAAGCAAACAAGTAGTCAAAGAAATTATTACCAAAGAATTAGATAATCTCTTACTACGGTTAAAACAAGAAAAAAATTTACAACTATTCTATGACCCACAAATCATCGATAAAATCTTAAAAGATGCCTATGATGAAGCATTTGGAGCACGCCCAATTAAACGTTATCTCCAACATCATATTGAAACAATGTTAGCGCAAGCAATTATTAAAGAGGAACTAATTCCCCATAAACGCTTTCTTATTACCCTTGATAAAAACCAAGAATTTATCCTTAGTTCCAAATTAAAATTCAATTAA
- a CDS encoding rolling circle replication-associated protein, which produces MEENFYIKKIYYGSYVKNIILPMSAILNNKRNDIGIKNLGINNKKLRNNAIRTKTKLIHKAFHNFYNSKVLSFVTLTYADNMQDINKAKHDIAIFFKRLKRWWNDPKRSKYLGELKYMYVYEYQKRGAVHFHIVFNRKIPYSMIFQWWPYSQKSGIKLIVVKKGTNENIVKYLSKYVVKVQNDIKSQNQYDLGICAYAFSHNCSNPKVVKGQKIMLYQRLIDASVNALHTQFFKKKIDNLGRTMLFGGSFDSTVFGDNFKDYDEYVSIDSIRFRNVVKQFEPWIFEREKMLNFLDKVFGNKVEKMFVENKKRILH; this is translated from the coding sequence ATGGAAGAAAATTTTTATATTAAAAAAATATATTATGGTTCTTATGTAAAAAATATAATTTTACCTATGAGTGCTATATTAAATAATAAACGTAATGACATTGGTATTAAAAATTTAGGTATTAATAATAAGAAGTTACGTAATAATGCAATTCGTACTAAAACAAAGTTAATACATAAAGCATTTCATAATTTTTATAATTCAAAAGTTTTAAGTTTTGTTACTTTAACTTATGCTGATAACATGCAAGATATTAATAAAGCAAAACATGATATTGCTATATTCTTTAAACGCTTAAAGCGTTGATGAAATGACCCTAAACGTTCTAAATATTTAGGTGAATTAAAATATATGTATGTTTATGAGTATCAAAAGCGTGGAGCAGTACATTTTCATATAGTTTTTAATCGTAAAATACCTTATAGTATGATATTTCAGTGATGACCATATTCTCAAAAATCGGGTATTAAATTAATTGTTGTTAAAAAAGGTACTAATGAAAATATAGTTAAGTATTTAAGTAAATATGTAGTAAAAGTTCAAAATGATATAAAATCTCAAAATCAATATGATTTAGGTATTTGTGCTTATGCTTTTTCTCATAATTGTTCTAATCCAAAAGTAGTTAAAGGTCAAAAAATAATGTTATATCAACGTTTAATTGATGCTTCTGTTAATGCTTTACATACACAATTTTTTAAAAAGAAAATTGATAATTTAGGTCGTACTATGCTTTTTGGTGGTAGTTTTGATAGTACTGTTTTTGGCGATAATTTTAAAGATTATGATGAATATGTTTCAATTGATAGTATTCGTTTTAGAAATGTGGTTAAGCAATTTGAACCATGGATATTTGAAAGAGAAAAAATGTTAAATTTTTTAGATAAAGTTTTTGGTAATAAAGTTGAAAAAATGTTTGTTGAAAATAAAAAAAGAATTTTACATTAA
- a CDS encoding APC family permease, translating into MNRNWCFNSNGFNSYLYKKIVGISQTIFTILKFIPILLVMILAIVYGSLANFEKPEVTKNLHQLFLTSYMLLPTMAMTMFAYSGIEAVTYVAGEIKEPRKNIIRAKIIAILVVVGVYVILAVAIITINISNNLNAFSNNLWNEAILSSNTIPHGFALAFNILSIVIFLGSLNAFLLYHSRMVHKLAEEHDLFNIFSKTSSSTNSPYLAIILLILLSSVYVLWDQLYSVVTYFIIATTVLQFIAFSVALKLRYQDPTYKRMFNNFWYWLLFLSTIIGNILCLIGAIISMYVFARDSHDWWILYKCFIVCGVLAAGFPIYYIKEFIKKRMIIKKQKQETLKIQTLEQ; encoded by the coding sequence ATTAATCGGAATTGGTGTTTTAATAGCAATGGCTTTAACTCATATTTATACAAAAAAATAGTAGGAATTTCACAAACTATCTTTACAATTTTAAAATTCATTCCCATTTTATTGGTAATGATATTAGCTATTGTTTATGGTAGCCTTGCTAATTTTGAAAAACCAGAAGTTACTAAAAATTTACATCAATTATTTTTAACTTCTTATATGTTGTTACCAACCATGGCGATGACCATGTTTGCCTATTCGGGAATTGAAGCTGTTACGTATGTAGCAGGTGAAATTAAAGAACCACGCAAAAATATTATTCGTGCTAAAATTATTGCTATTTTAGTAGTAGTAGGTGTTTATGTAATTTTAGCTGTTGCGATTATAACCATTAATATTAGTAACAATTTAAATGCTTTCTCAAACAATTTATGGAATGAGGCTATTTTAAGTAGTAACACAATTCCTCATGGTTTTGCTTTAGCGTTTAATATTTTATCAATTGTTATTTTCTTAGGTTCGCTAAATGCCTTCTTACTTTACCATTCACGGATGGTTCATAAGTTAGCTGAGGAGCATGATTTATTTAATATCTTTAGCAAAACTAGTAGTAGTACTAACTCACCTTATTTAGCCATTATTTTATTGATATTGTTATCATCAGTTTATGTATTATGAGACCAATTGTATAGTGTTGTTACTTATTTCATTATTGCCACAACTGTTTTACAATTTATTGCTTTTAGTGTAGCATTAAAATTACGTTATCAAGACCCAACATATAAACGTATGTTTAATAATTTTTGATATTGACTTTTATTTTTATCAACTATTATTGGTAATATTTTATGTTTAATTGGCGCGATTATTTCTATGTATGTCTTTGCTCGCGACAGTCATGATTGATGAATCTTATATAAATGCTTCATTGTTTGTGGAGTATTAGCAGCAGGGTTTCCTATTTATTACATTAAAGAATTTATTAAAAAACGCATGATAATTAAAAAACAAAAGCAAGAAACTTTAAAAATACAAACTTTAGAACAATAA
- the hrcA gene encoding heat-inducible transcriptional repressor HrcA, with protein sequence MLSKRQSQILKIIVEQYIKTALPVGSKTILENNNVTCSSATVRNECVELETLGLLEKTHSSSGRIPSTKGYRYYVDNLMNSSEDHTLLELKRKIAEVFENRNLVITEVLNKTSNILSEMTNLISVVIGPNLNEDTLKKIELVPISNDNALAICITSNGHIQNKMFNIQETPLTDLTIAIDIFNTRLIGTKINEISEKVNLLKPILEQQVQKSEFIIQGFINTLINFSRPLSTTHGVQYMLENPEFNDINKIKTIIRFIESQSPWMYFDQLNNTAVQIKIGEELGNENNDMAMITTTFKVHDGEQGQIAIVGPKRLEYEKLAEILNWINQTLMKNFK encoded by the coding sequence GTGTTATCGAAAAGACAATCACAAATTTTAAAAATTATTGTTGAACAATATATTAAAACAGCATTACCAGTTGGTAGTAAAACGATATTAGAAAACAATAATGTTACTTGTTCTAGTGCGACTGTTCGTAATGAATGTGTCGAATTAGAAACACTAGGCTTATTAGAAAAAACTCATAGTTCTAGTGGCCGCATTCCGTCCACAAAAGGTTATCGTTACTATGTTGATAACTTAATGAATAGCAGTGAAGACCATACTCTACTAGAATTAAAACGCAAAATTGCTGAAGTATTTGAAAACCGTAATTTAGTAATTACCGAAGTACTAAATAAAACTAGCAATATTCTGAGCGAAATGACTAATTTAATTAGCGTTGTCATTGGGCCTAACCTCAATGAAGATACATTAAAAAAGATTGAACTAGTACCTATTAGCAATGATAATGCGCTTGCAATTTGTATTACTAGTAATGGTCATATCCAAAACAAGATGTTTAATATCCAAGAAACACCACTAACTGATTTAACAATTGCCATTGATATTTTTAATACCAGACTGATAGGAACAAAAATCAATGAAATTAGTGAAAAAGTTAATCTGTTAAAACCGATTCTTGAACAACAAGTCCAAAAATCAGAGTTTATTATTCAAGGTTTTATTAACACTTTAATTAATTTCTCCCGTCCATTATCAACAACCCACGGGGTGCAATATATGTTAGAAAATCCCGAATTTAACGATATTAACAAAATTAAAACCATCATTCGATTTATTGAATCACAATCACCATGAATGTATTTCGACCAATTAAATAATACTGCAGTCCAAATTAAAATTGGTGAAGAATTAGGAAATGAAAATAATGACATGGCGATGATTACTACAACCTTTAAAGTTCATGATGGTGAACAAGGACAAATCGCCATTGTCGGGCCTAAGCGTTTAGAATATGAAAAACTAGCAGAAATCCTTAATTGGATTAATCAAACTCTAATGAAAAATTTTAAATAG